One Phoenix dactylifera cultivar Barhee BC4 chromosome 8, palm_55x_up_171113_PBpolish2nd_filt_p, whole genome shotgun sequence genomic window carries:
- the LOC103712597 gene encoding KH domain-containing protein At4g18375-like, whose product MVETGKRSRQQRDDNNDWKQQNKRPGNKERSGDGELVVYRILCPDGVMGSVIGKSGKVINSIRQETHAKIKVVDPFPGADKRVITIYCYVKDKDSMDVDEDSMEPLCPAQDALLKVHDAIVNALANGSESDKRNKEEAYILVPASQAANIIGKSGATIKRLRSKTNANIKVNPKDANDATHSCAMSYDNFLQITGDAEAVRKALFAVSAIMYKFLPKEEISLDTSVPELPPIIIPSDVPIYPAGSFFPAADALVPPSRSVPPVIGATPPVPELRGYTDTANAWPVYQSALPVISGYGGPSRSEDLVVRVLCPSDKIGRVIGKGGSTIKSIRQNSGARIDVDDTKDESAECLITVTSTESVDDIKSAAVEAVLLLQGKINGEDDEKVNIRLLVPSKVIGCLIGKSGSIINDMRKKTKAEIRISKGEKLKRVAFNDELVEVTGEVGNLRDALVQIILRLREDALRDRDGSQNTHKDGNLNAPPVDPLYTSSLSVPPVLPSIPSVAPLSYDQRIETERGLGVLSGSGLYGYSSLQAGENGYGSLSSYSSKAYGGLPPYIEMVIPANALAKVMGKGGTNMENIRKISGAHIEIVESKSSRFERIAQISGTPEQKHAAENLIQAFIMST is encoded by the exons ATGGTGGAGACTGGAAAACGTTCACGCCAGCAGAGGGATGACAACAATGATTGGAAACAACAGAACAAGAGACCAGGTAACAAGGAGAGATCTGGTGATGGCGAATTGGTTGTCTATCGCATACTTTGCCCTGATGGTGTTATGGGGAGTGTTATTGGTAAGAGTGGTAAAGTGATAAATTCCATAAGACAAGAGACACATGCTAAAATCAAGGTTGTTGATCCTTTTCCTGGTGCGGACAAGAGGGTTATCACCATATACTGCTATGTTAAAGACAAGGATTCTATGGATGTTGATGAGGACAGCATGGAACCTCTTTGCCCTGCTCAAGATGCTCTGCTTAAGGTGCATGATGCAATTGTCAATGCCCTAGCTAATGGTAGTGAGTCTGATAAGAGGAACAAGGAGGAGGCCTACATACTTGTTCCAGCTAGCCAAGCTGCAAATATAATTGGCAAATCTGGGGCCACCATAAAGAGATTGAGATCAAAGACCAATGCAAACATAAAAGTAAACCCAAAGGATGCCAACGATGCTACTCATTCCTGTGCAATGAGCTATGACAACTTTCTTCAG ATAACTGGTGATGCTGAAGCCGTGAGGAAAGCATTATTTGCAGTTTCTGCTATTATGTACAAGTTTTTGCCAAAAGAAGAGATCTCCCTTGATACTTCTGTTCCAGAGCTTCCACCAATTATTATTCCTTCAGATGTCCCTATCTATCCAGCTGGCAGCTTTTTTCCTGCTGCAGATGCTCTTGTTCCTCCATCTCGATCTGTGCCACCAGTCATAGGTGCCACACCACCTGTACCAGAACTTCGTGGATATACTGATACGGCTAATGCATGGCCAGTTTATCAATCTGCCCTTCCTGTtatttctggatatggtggtcCATCACGTTCAGAGGATTTAGTAGTACGAGTGTTATGTCCATCAGACAAGATTGGACGTGTTATTGGTAAGGGAGGGAGTACCATTAAGAGTATAAGGCAAAACAGTGGTGCACGTATTGATGTTGATGATACAAAGGACGAGTCTGCAGAATGTCTTATTACTGTCACATCTACAGAG TCTGTTGACGATATCAAATCTGCTGCAGTTGAAGCTGTTTTGCTGCTTCAAGGAAAGATTAATGGTGAGGATGATGAGAAAGTGAATATCCGTCTTCTTGTTCCATCAAAGGTGATTGGCTGCCTCATTGGCAAGAGTGGCTCGATTATAAATGACATGCGCAAGAAGACTAAGGCTGAAATTCGGATCTCAAAAGGTGAAAAGCTTAAGCGTGTTGCTTTCAATGATGAGCTTGTAGAG GTAACTGGAGAGGTAGGTAATTTGCGTGATGCACTAGTTCAGATTATTTTGAGGCTTAGGGAAGATGCTTTGAGAGATAGGGATGGAAGTCAGAATACTCACAAGGATGGCAATCTGAACGCTCCTCCAGTTGATCCTCTTTATACTAGTAGTCTGTCCGTCCCTCCAGTATTGCCTAGCATTCCATCTGTTGCACCTTTGAGCTATGACCAGAGAATAGAAACTGAAAGGGGTTTGGGAGTGCTTTCTGGCAGCGGTTTGTATGGATACAGTTCTTTGCAG GCTGGAGAGAATGGCTATGGTTCCCTTTCATCGTATTCATCAAAGGCATATGGAGG ATTGCCTCCATATATTGAGATGGTGATTCCTGCAAATGCTTTAGCTAAAGTTATGGGAAAAGGTGGTACAAACATGGAAAATATAAGAAAG ATATCTGGAGCTCATATAGAAATTGTTGAGTCAAAATCATCTCGTTTTGAGCGTATTGCTCAGATATCAGGAACCCCTGAACAGAAGCATGCTGCAGAGAACCTAATCCAGGCATTCATAATGTCCACTTAA
- the LOC103712612 gene encoding acyl carrier protein-like: MSLPVAVRPKPNKLAMRVCGPRLGRKIQHGGARLQSPLPRCSRSTSPISCSMAKSEVLRIVQSTIAKQLSIDESTVTPQTKFADLGADSLDTVEIMMALEERFQVSIGEGGAENIATVQDAADLIGKVKAEGA, from the exons ATGTCTCTACCAGTAGCTGTAAGGCCAAAACCTAACAAGCTTGCCATG AGGGTTTGTGGACCAAGACTTGGACGAAAGATTCAACATGGAGGTGCAAGACTACAGTCTCCACTCCCAAGATGTTCCAGGAGTACTAGTCCAATCTCATGCTCCATG GCTAAATCTGAAGTTCTGCGAATTGTTCAAAGCACCATTGCGAAGCAGCTGTCGATTGATGAGAGCACTGTGACGCCCCAAACAAAGTTTGCTGATTTGGGTGCTGATTCTCTCGACACG GTGGAGATTATGATGGCATTGGAGGAGAGGTTTCAAGTGTCGATAGGAGAAGGTGGAGCTGAAAACATTGCAACTGTTCAAGATGCCGCCGACCTCATCGGAAAAGTGAAAGCAGAGGGTGCTTAA
- the LOC103712599 gene encoding dormancy-associated protein homolog 3-like, with protein sequence MGLLDQLWDDTMAGPRPDSGLGKLRKYSSFSPSSSSSASAAAAAVAEAAAAPGGLQVTRSITILRTASSGASSPRSALDSGSSAPSSPASVPSSPLTPTGPRGEWRRLKKKPTPTAEGMETAQPRNPTVYDWVVISSLDR encoded by the exons atGGGACTTCTCGACCAGCTGTGGGACGATACGATGGCCGGTCCCCGGCCGGACTCCGGCCTCGGCAAGCTCCGCAAGTACTCatccttctccccctcctcctcctcctccgcctccgcagccgccgccgccgtcgccgaAGCTGCCGCGGCGCCCGGCGGCCTCCAGGTCACCCGGAGCATCACCATCCTGCGCACAGCCTCCTCCGGCGCCTCCTCCCCCCGCAGCGCCCTCGACTCCGGTTCCTCCGCCCCCTCCTCGCCAGCTAGCGTCCCCAGCTCCCCCCTCACCC CTACGGGGCCGAGAGGAGAATGGAGGAggctgaagaagaagccgaCGCCAACGGCGGAGGGTATGGAGACGGCACAGCCCCGGAACCCGACCGTTTACGACTG GGTGGTGATAAGTTCTCTGGATAGATGA